Within the Arthrobacter sp. UKPF54-2 genome, the region GGCGGCCGTGAGCTACCACCGCCGGGAGCGCAAGTCGTTCTGGTGGTCGCACTTCGACCGGTGCGAGTATGGTCCGGACACACATCAGCGGGACCGGAACGTTTTCCTGGTCGAATCCGCTGAGATCCTTGACGACTGGCGGCAGGAAGGCAGGAAGCTCCCGGAGCGTCGGGTCAAGCTGACCGGCACGGTGACGCCGGGCTCGGACCTGCGGGAAGGCAGCACCTGGTTCCGCATGTACGAGCATCCGCTTCCCGCCGGGCTGGAAGGCACCGGCAAGAAGGGGGTTGGCCGGAACGGATGGTTCGGCACGGAGGTCCTGGAACTGGGCGACGACGAGGGCAAGGACACCGTCATCATCCGGGACCGCCTGCACCGGAACATCCCGCCCCACAATGAGCTGCCCATCGCATTGACCGAGGACCAGCCGCTCGCCACCAAAAGTTTGGAGCAGGCGCTGGAGTCCTTGGCTGCTACGGTGGCCGCCGGACTGGGCTCCGGGTCCCTCCCCCGCCATCCCGCCCTTGACTTGGTCCGCCGGCTGCCGCCCCGGCTGGCCGCCGGCGTATCCCTGCCGCAGCCCGGCGAGGGAGCGGACCGCTTCATCGACGCCATCACGGCGGCGGTGCTGGGCCTCGATCACTCCTACCTCGCCGTGCAGGGTCCCCCCGGAACCGGCAAGACCCATGTGGGCTCCCACGTCATTGCCCGGCTTGTGGCCCGCGGCTGGAAGGTCGGCGTCGTCGGCCAATCCCACGCCGTGGTGGAGAACCTGCTGACCACCGCCGTCACCAAGGCCGGCGTTGATCCGGAACGGGTCGCCAAGGACGTCAAGCACGGCAATCCCTTGCCGTGGGCGGCGCGTTCCGCCGGTGATGTCGCGGCGCTGCTGGGCTCACGCGGCGGCGCCCTGATCGGCGGCACCGCCTGGACCATGACCGGCGCCGGCGTCCCGGCCGGCTCGCTGGATCTGCTGGTGATCGACGAGGCCGGCCAGTTCTCCCTGGCCAACACGCTCGCGGTGGCCAAGGCGAGCAGCCGCCTGCTCCTGCTCGGCGACCCGCAGCAGCTGCCGCAGGTGAGCCAGGGCAGGCACCCGGAGCCGGTGGACGAATCGGCCCTGGGCTGGATCTCCGCAGGGCACGCCACCCTCCCGCCGGAGCTGGGCTACTTCCTGGCCGACTCGTGGCGGATGCACTCCGAGCTCTGCCTGGCCGTGTCCGAGCTTTCCTACGAGGGCCGGTTGCGCTCCGCGCCGTCCGCGGACCTGCGGCGCCTGGACGGAGTTCCCGCCGGGATCGAGACGGTGATGGTGCCGCACAGCGGAAACACGACGTCGTCCCCGGAGGAAGCCGCCGAGGTGGTCCGGCAGGTGCGGCGTCACCTGGGGCTAACGTGGCACACGCCGGACGGCTCGCGGCCGCTCGAGCCCGCCGACATCCTGGTGGTGGCTGCCTACAACGCCCAGGTGAACCTCATTCGCGAGGCCCTGGACCGGGCCGCCCTGTTCGGGGTGCGGGTGGGCACGGTGGACAAGTTCCAAGGCCAGGAAGCGGCGGTGGTGATCGTCTCGATGGCGTGTTCCGCCGTGGCCGAGGCGCCGCGGGGCATGGAGTTCCTGCTCTCCCGTAACCGCATCAACGTGGCGGTCTCGCGCGGGCAGTGGCGCGCCGTCATCGTGCGGGCCCCGGAACTGACGAACTACCTGCCGCTCCATCCGGAAGGCCTGGAGCAGCTCGGCGGCTTCATCGGCCTCTGCCAGCGGTCAGTGCCGGCCTCACCCTAGGGACATGCCCATTTTGGGCCGCCACCACTGGACATGCCCATCTTCTAGGTACGCCACGGGACATGCCCTTTGCTTTCGGGCCGCGCGGCGGGACATGTCCATTCTTAAAAGCGAACAGTGGACAGAATAGGATTCTGTCCACTGTTCGCGGCATGCAATGGGCATGTCCCGCCCAGGACTCGCCCGGGGCGGCGTTGCTAGTTCTGGTAGGCCGGGTAGTCGGTGTACCCCTCGGCGCCGTCGGTGTAGAAGGTGGCCGCGTCCGGTTCGTTGACGGGGAGGCCTTCGCGCCAGCGTCGCACCAGGTCCGGGTTGGCGATGGCGGGACGTCCGACGACCACGCCGTCCGTGTGGCCGTCCGAGACCAGGGACTTGGCCTCTTCGGCGGTGGTGATGACGCCGAAGCCGGTGTTTAGGAGGAAGGTGCCGGCAAACCGCGTGCGCAGCTCCTGGACCAGCTCGCTGGTGGGTTCCTTGTGAAGGACGCTAAGGTACGCAAGCTTCAGCGGCGCCAGGGCGTCCACCAGATAGCCGTACGTTTCGCGGACGTCGACGGCGTCCAGCTCCAGGGCGCCCTGGACGTTGTGCTCGGGCGAGATGCGGATGCCCACACGGTCCGCGCCGATGGCGTCGACAACGGCCTGGACAGTCTCGATGACGAAACGGGCCCGGTTTTCAGGTGAGCCGCCGTAGTTGTCGTCGCGCTGGTTCGCAGCTGGCGTCAGGAATTCGTGCAGCAGGTAACCGTTCGCGGAGTGAAGTTCGACGCCGTCGAAGCCGGCCTCGATCGCGTTGCGCGAGGCCCGGACGAACTCCTCACGGATGCCGGGGAGCTCTTCGGTTGTCAGGGCGCGCGGGGTGGGAAACGCCTGCTTGCCCTCGTAGGTGCGGGTCACGCCGTCGATGGCGATGGCGCTGGGGGCGACAACCCCGTGGCCACCGGTGGTGTCCTCGTGCGTAACTCGGCCGGCGTGCATGACCTGGGCAAAGATCCGGCCGCCCTCGGCGTGGACTGCGGCGGTGACGTCAGCCCAGCCCTTGAGCTGTTCCTCAGTAACGAGGCCCGGCTGGCCCGGGAAACCGCGTCCGGCCGGGCTGGGATAGGTGCCTTCGCTGACAATCAGGCCGAGCGAGGCGCGCTGCCGGTAATGCTCCACCACCAGCGGTCCCGGGACGCCTTCCCTGCCGGAACGGAGGCGGGTCAGCGGCGCCATCACGAGTCGGTTCGGGGCTTCCATTTGTCCGATGGTCAGGGGGGAAAAAAGCATGCGCAGTTCCTTTCACAGTGGATTGTGTCCACTGGCGCAAACTCCACGGCGTCTGCAACTATTCCGGCTGAGACTCGTGTCACGATCGGATCAGCGCGAGGGCTGCGGCGCTCCCGGGCACCCCTGGCCTTGCGGATTCTTGAGGCAGTCGTCCGCGTAATTGCGGGTGATGGACCGCCACACGCTGACGGTTTGGGGCGCGGAGCTGAACTGCCCTTGGCCCGGGATAGGCAGCGGCGGTCCGCCGTTCACGGAGTACGTTCCCTGGAAATGGGTGGTCAACACCACGGAAAAGTCGCCGGTTTGCGTGTAGACGTGGCTGGTGGCCGTCTTCTCGCCCCACCGCTCCTGCGGCAACGGACCGCCTGTTGCTGTTGTTGGTCCCAGCGAAGTGCCGTCACCATAATTCCAGGAGTACTGGACGGGTTTGGCGTCGACATGGACATCCTGAGCGAGGATCTTGATGTCGAACTGCTGCGGATCCGCTTCCGCGAAGAAGTTTGTTTCCGCACCACGCAGAGTATGCGGGCTGGGTTGCGCGGTTGCTTTGCCGGCGACGATTGGCAGTTTCTGAAACTCTGTTTGGATCAGGGCTGCGATTCGAGGCAACAATTCTTCAGGCCGCGCATCAAACAGGCACGTTGGGCCGGAATGATACGTCCAGACCGGATTCGGCACCCCCGCGGGAGCCTTGAGCCAGACGACGGGAATCCCCTCAGTACCGTCGGGGCCGTTCTTGCAGTCCACGAGTAACGCCAAACACTCGGTGTCGAAGTCACCGCCGCCAAGGTGGCACTGGAGCTCGTACTTATATTGGTTCGGGTCATTGGCAGGAATTCCGGGTTCCAACGGAACGAATTTGCCCGAAACCGGGTCCATCCTCCACCCACCGACATTCACGCCTTGATTCCCGAAACCAGCGTCGATCCCGTCGTCGCCGCTAGCGGAACTCGAGAGAGGGAACGCAAGGACCACAACTAGGGCCAATACCAACAGAATGTCCGACCGGACGCGGGAGGAGATCATCGGATTGGGTGAAGTCCCGTGACTTGCCACGCACCATCTCGGAAAGCAGTCAGCATTACATTGCCGGTATCGGAAGGTGGAGTCGGAGGACGGAACTGAGAGCCCCCGGGTTTGAAATAGGTGATCATGGACTGCTGAACCTGCACGACAACTTGATAATTTCCGTCTGTTCCGGCATCAAAGTTTGCGTTTATGGAGGGCGCTTCGATCCGTCCTCCCGCGATCCACCCGTCGTCCTCATAGTTCTTCTCCAAAGACTTCGAGATATTTGAGCAGAACTCGCAGGCGTCGGAAGTTACAGATGTTAGACCAGATGTTTTACCTGTCTCATACGCGAAGTTAAGTTGCTTAAACCAGTACCTCGCGAAGGCCTCCAGCCCTTCCTTCGTCTCCGCTTTCGCCGCCTCCGGGAGTACGGGGACCGGGACGTTTTGGGCCCTGCCCGAGGCATCGGCCGGCTTGTAGCTGGCGGTCGGGCTCGGCGTCGGGGTCGGCGTCGGGGCTGCGGAAGCCGCAGAGGAAGGTGGGCCGCTACCTACCGTGGCGCCGGGCGAAGCGTGGCCGCCGGTGCAGGCCGTTGCCGACAGAACAGCGGCGATGAGCAGAGCGGCTGAGGCTATGTGCCTGCGGCTGGAGATTGGAATGCGAGATGTCATGTTCAGCTAATCCCCCGATAGAAATCAAGACGTCCTGAATCCAAACAATGCCTAAGGGTAACTGAGATCGCCTTCGGGCCGTAAGAGTTATCCACAGCCGATTCTTCCGGGACGGCGCGCGCTGCGTGAACAGTCACCGCCCTCACAGAAACAAGGGCGCCGCAAGGGTTTTCACCCCTGCGACGCCCTGCCGCTGCCCCGGAACCACAGCCCGGTTAAGGCTCAGCTACTTCTTGTTGGCCCCAAGTCCCGAACCGCTGCAGGAGGCCATGGCGCCCTGGCCGGTTCCGGAGTTCTTCGAGATGGACTTGCCGTCGAAGAGGATCTTGCAGCCGACAACTGCCGCAGCATTCGAGTAGTCGCCGGTGACAACCAGGGAGACGAAGTCCGAGTTCTTCACGGTCTGCTCCTTCTTCCAGTCAGTAGTGATGTCCTCGTTGGACGATCCACCGCTGGTCCAGTAACTGACGGACGCTTTCCCGTTCGTCGTCACCACGTATTCAACCTTGTGCTCCGAGTTGAGCGCTTGGTCGGCCGAGGAGACAGCGGCGGACAGCACAGCCATCCAGATGGCTGCAATTACGATGCTCAGGATGCCCAGCACGACGCCAGCGACCGCAGCGCCCTTCTTCGCGAGCTTACGGGTGACCCCGATGATGCCGAACAGAACCGCCAGCGGGCCCAGGACGAAGGCCACCACGCCCATGACCGGAATGAAGGAAAAGACGACGGCGACGATGCCGAGCACCAGCGCGGCGACGCCCCAGCCGTTACCCTTCGAGACAGGAGTCGGCGCGGACGGAACGGCTGCAGGCGCGGGCGTATCTGCGGGTGCGGTGCCCTGTGAATTGAAAGTACTCATGATTCCCCATGTTTCTTGACCAGGCAGTGCCTGGCGGTGCGAAGTGTTCGCGCCCAAGCGCCCCCAATGGCGCTAAGGGGCATCCCCCTCCAGTGCCCCGAATGCCCCTGACGGGCGGACGCTTGATGGGATGCAATCCGAACAAGAAGAACGTTAGGGAGGGGGTCCGACAATTTAGCGCCGGTGACCTTGGAAGCAGCGAAATTCAAGTTTCCATCGCCTCTGGCATTTTTCTACGCCGGACAGAACAATGAGCCCATGATGTTCGAACACGCAGACGGCAGCCCGATCCTGAACCTGACCGAGGATCAAATCTGGAAACTCATCGAAGGGACCAAACACGGCAGACTCGTCGTCACCGTGGCTGGGGAACCGGACATTTTTCCGGTGAATTATGCGGTCAGCGACCGTAAGCTCTACCTGCGCACGGCGCCCGGCAACAAACTCGCCGAACTGACCATCAATTCCAAGGTGCTATTCGAAACCGACGGCATCCTCTCCGACGAGGCGTGGTCGGTGGTGGTCCGCGGCACGGCCCGCGCCCTCGAGCAGTCATCGGAGATTGCGGCCGCGGAGACGCTGGGGCTCAAACCGTGGGTGCCGACGCTGAAGGACTTCTACGTCGAAATTGAGCCTACGTCGGTCAGCGGCCGCCACTTCCAGTTTGGCGAACACCCCGAGCGGGAAATCTAGGCCAAACGGCCTCCGCTGCCCTGTTGCCCGGCCCCCGCCGAACTCTTCCGGCTCCCTTCCGCCGAACCCGCCGACGCCGCTCCAGCTAGCGCGGCCTAGACTTAAACCATGGCGGACAGTCTGACCCCGGAGCGGCGCAGCTGGAACATGTCACGCATCCGGGGCAAGAACACCAAGCCCGAGTTGCTGGTCCGCCGTATGCTCCACGCCAAGGGCTACCGCTACCGGTTGCACGGCACGGCCCGAGGCGGCAGGCTCCCCGGAAACCCCGATCTGGTCTTTGCCGGCCGCCAGAAGGTCATCTTCGTCAATGGCTGCTTCTGGCATTTCCACGGCTGCCGGGTCGGGCAGCATGCGCCGAAATCCAACACCGAGTTCTGGGAGACCAAGCGGACCCGCACCCGGAACCGCGACGCCGAACAGCACCGCCAGCTCGAGGGCTCGGGCTGGCAGGTGCTCACCGTCTGGGAATGCGAGCTCAAAGACCTATCCGCCCTCGAGCAGCAGCTCGACACTTTCCTGGGCGCACCCCGGCGTGCCCCGCGACGCGAAAATAATTCGTACGCCACATCCGAAATATGATCACGGATCCCGGTAATCTCAGCAGCACCGGCGGGGCAGCCTACGTATAGTCACCGAATTGCCTCGCCGCCGACCCGAGACAGACTGGTCCACCTGGGCTAAAATCGAAACTCGGGGACTAGGACTCTATAGGTCAGTACGTGGGGGTACTACAAACTCCGCAGGAGAAGCACGATGCCACATTTGTTGTTGTCCACCGAGACCCGCACGCGGCACGCTGCCCGGAGCCCCGAGACATCAGACGATCTGGAGCCTCTGCGCAGGCAGGTGTCCGCCATCATCGACGCCATCCTCTCGGAAACCAAACCCGAAGAGGCCCTCGTCCGTGAACAGCTCCGCCGGCATGTAGCCAACAATCCCGGCCAGCCCGAGAAGGCGCTGCTGAACCACCTGCTCTCCATCTCCACGACCGTGCAGGACGACACCGCTTAGGTTCCCCAGAGTCGGCAGTCAGCGGCTGATCGAAGCCTGCCGCACCACTTCGCCCCACGACTGTTGTGCCAGGTCCGCCACGGAGGCCAGGATTTCCGCCGGCGGCAGGGACAGATCCAGCGGGAATTCCACCACGTCGATGTCCGTGTTGAGGATCCGCCGAAGTTTGATCTCCCCCGAACCCGGGTAGACCAGCCACGCCGTCGGCACCCGCAGCGAAGTGCAGTACGCCAGCATCCGGTAGTGGTCGCCGGAGAGGGAGGCGCCGACGTCGGACGCCGCTTTGTACTTCGCGTCGTACACCACCACGGGCCGGCCGCCGAGCAAATGCACCGCGCCCGGTTGCACCATGATCCGGTCGGAATCCCGCACCGCCTCATTGAGCATCGAGTTGTAGCGCAGCCGTGTCTCCCCCGGGTAGGCCGCCATGGCCTCCCGCAGCGCGGTGCCGACGAAGTCCTCGAAGACCTTGGACATGTCCACCACAAACGACGCCGAGTGCTGCTTGCCGTCGCCGGCCTCGGCCGAGGCGTTGCGCAGGATTACCTCGGCGAGCCGCAGGGCCGCGTGGTACCGCACGTTCATCCGGCTGGCCCGCCACTGCGGCAGCGGCGCGCCGGACTGCAGGCCCGTCACGGCGTCGAGCTTGCCCTTCAGCCGACGCAGCCGGCTGAGCACATCGGCCCGCACCCCCGGCACCTGCGACATCCGTTCGAGGGCAGCACGCAGGATGCGGTTTTCCGGGATGTCCTCGGTGAACTCGTCGTAGGACACCTCGAGCGGCACCAGCATCCCGGGCCGCCGCGAGATCTGGTCCGAGATCCGGATCCGGCCTTTAACGGTGCGCAAGGACTCGTCGACGTTCAGGTAGCCCTGCAGCACGCCGCGGCTGAGAGCCCGGTCCGCCAGCTGTGCCAGCGACTCGGCCAGGGCGCTCCACAGGTCGGTGTCCTCGACGGCGGCGACGGCGTCGTCCCGGAAACCCTGGTTCTCCGTGTAACCGAGCAGGAACAGCAGCCGCCCGAGCCCCAGCCGTTCCTTGGGCCGGACTTCCAGCTGCACCGTGGGGGTCCGCACGGACCCGACCTTGCCCACCGGTTCGATCCGGAACAGGCCCATGCCCAGCGGCGAGGCCTTGGCCAGGCCGCTGCCGTTGATGTAGGCGGCGCTGCCGGCGTCGATCCGTTCCACCACTCCCCCGGACAACTCGTCCAGGACGATGTGCCGGACGGCGCCGTCGGGGGCGGGACTAGACGCGCGCAAGGCGGGCCAACAGCTGCTCCAGGCCGAACCGCTCCTCCAGCTGCGCCCGGTTCAGCTGGCCGTGGTAGTGCTCCTCGAGCAGCGGCATCAGCTCGTACTTCCATATCCGGCGCAGTCCGGTGGGGGTCTGGGCTGCTTTCTTCATGAAGTAGGACGGCCCGATCATCAGGTCCCGGTCCCACTCG harbors:
- a CDS encoding alkene reductase — its product is MLFSPLTIGQMEAPNRLVMAPLTRLRSGREGVPGPLVVEHYRQRASLGLIVSEGTYPSPAGRGFPGQPGLVTEEQLKGWADVTAAVHAEGGRIFAQVMHAGRVTHEDTTGGHGVVAPSAIAIDGVTRTYEGKQAFPTPRALTTEELPGIREEFVRASRNAIEAGFDGVELHSANGYLLHEFLTPAANQRDDNYGGSPENRARFVIETVQAVVDAIGADRVGIRISPEHNVQGALELDAVDVRETYGYLVDALAPLKLAYLSVLHKEPTSELVQELRTRFAGTFLLNTGFGVITTAEEAKSLVSDGHTDGVVVGRPAIANPDLVRRWREGLPVNEPDAATFYTDGAEGYTDYPAYQN
- a CDS encoding PKD domain-containing protein — its product is MDPVSGKFVPLEPGIPANDPNQYKYELQCHLGGGDFDTECLALLVDCKNGPDGTEGIPVVWLKAPAGVPNPVWTYHSGPTCLFDARPEELLPRIAALIQTEFQKLPIVAGKATAQPSPHTLRGAETNFFAEADPQQFDIKILAQDVHVDAKPVQYSWNYGDGTSLGPTTATGGPLPQERWGEKTATSHVYTQTGDFSVVLTTHFQGTYSVNGGPPLPIPGQGQFSSAPQTVSVWRSITRNYADDCLKNPQGQGCPGAPQPSR
- a CDS encoding DUF6318 family protein; translation: MTSRIPISSRRHIASAALLIAAVLSATACTGGHASPGATVGSGPPSSAASAAPTPTPTPSPTASYKPADASGRAQNVPVPVLPEAAKAETKEGLEAFARYWFKQLNFAYETGKTSGLTSVTSDACEFCSNISKSLEKNYEDDGWIAGGRIEAPSINANFDAGTDGNYQVVVQVQQSMITYFKPGGSQFRPPTPPSDTGNVMLTAFRDGAWQVTGLHPIR
- a CDS encoding type IV secretion system protein, which codes for MSTFNSQGTAPADTPAPAAVPSAPTPVSKGNGWGVAALVLGIVAVVFSFIPVMGVVAFVLGPLAVLFGIIGVTRKLAKKGAAVAGVVLGILSIVIAAIWMAVLSAAVSSADQALNSEHKVEYVVTTNGKASVSYWTSGGSSNEDITTDWKKEQTVKNSDFVSLVVTGDYSNAAAVVGCKILFDGKSISKNSGTGQGAMASCSGSGLGANKK
- a CDS encoding pyridoxamine 5'-phosphate oxidase family protein, encoding MMFEHADGSPILNLTEDQIWKLIEGTKHGRLVVTVAGEPDIFPVNYAVSDRKLYLRTAPGNKLAELTINSKVLFETDGILSDEAWSVVVRGTARALEQSSEIAAAETLGLKPWVPTLKDFYVEIEPTSVSGRHFQFGEHPEREI
- a CDS encoding very short patch repair endonuclease; this translates as MADSLTPERRSWNMSRIRGKNTKPELLVRRMLHAKGYRYRLHGTARGGRLPGNPDLVFAGRQKVIFVNGCFWHFHGCRVGQHAPKSNTEFWETKRTRTRNRDAEQHRQLEGSGWQVLTVWECELKDLSALEQQLDTFLGAPRRAPRRENNSYATSEI
- a CDS encoding McrC family protein — translated: MRASSPAPDGAVRHIVLDELSGGVVERIDAGSAAYINGSGLAKASPLGMGLFRIEPVGKVGSVRTPTVQLEVRPKERLGLGRLLFLLGYTENQGFRDDAVAAVEDTDLWSALAESLAQLADRALSRGVLQGYLNVDESLRTVKGRIRISDQISRRPGMLVPLEVSYDEFTEDIPENRILRAALERMSQVPGVRADVLSRLRRLKGKLDAVTGLQSGAPLPQWRASRMNVRYHAALRLAEVILRNASAEAGDGKQHSASFVVDMSKVFEDFVGTALREAMAAYPGETRLRYNSMLNEAVRDSDRIMVQPGAVHLLGGRPVVVYDAKYKAASDVGASLSGDHYRMLAYCTSLRVPTAWLVYPGSGEIKLRRILNTDIDVVEFPLDLSLPPAEILASVADLAQQSWGEVVRQASISR